A region of Candidatus Roizmanbacteria bacterium DNA encodes the following proteins:
- a CDS encoding DUF5060 domain-containing protein — protein MLNKNLIYALILAFTLTFTMKVEAAAPSINSASQPQGTLQKFSKLEWDLSVNKEYPNPFYYYDASDTPQSNPSNMTWYGVDGVSVDMVIAEPGSSNSFKVPGFYYQEYKRVLVDGQEVLGKVGSPTWKVRYTPSKTGTYIYYFTVQDKEGTARYPQTGTLSFAVGDSNSDGFVRTSTKDSRFMAYDSGRPYVPIGAGSQWYPDREKKSFSYDDLFKTYGDNGVNFLRIWDEFDFALGVEGAQTVWKTQNDPNLAARGVEIKTTNVRNGLRSARPANGDPWYQRVAISEPNTTHRLTAWVKYSGLSGTGARIYVKTGALFTSGQILAQSQVFSGTQSNCNRLRLTLCRKPKLFH, from the coding sequence ATGCTAAATAAGAATCTTATCTATGCACTGATTTTGGCTTTTACTTTGACTTTCACTATGAAAGTAGAAGCCGCTGCACCTTCTATCAACTCCGCTTCGCAACCTCAGGGAACACTTCAAAAATTCAGCAAACTTGAATGGGATCTTTCTGTGAATAAAGAATACCCTAATCCGTTTTATTATTATGACGCCTCTGATACTCCTCAATCAAATCCATCGAACATGACCTGGTACGGGGTAGACGGAGTATCGGTCGACATGGTCATCGCAGAGCCGGGGAGTAGTAATTCATTCAAAGTTCCGGGGTTTTATTATCAGGAGTATAAAAGAGTATTGGTTGACGGACAGGAAGTCTTAGGCAAAGTCGGGTCTCCGACCTGGAAAGTAAGGTACACACCTTCAAAAACCGGAACGTATATATACTACTTCACCGTGCAGGACAAGGAAGGGACAGCACGTTATCCTCAGACAGGAACATTGAGTTTTGCAGTCGGTGATTCAAACTCTGATGGATTTGTACGAACCAGCACGAAGGACTCTCGTTTCATGGCCTATGATTCCGGGAGACCGTATGTTCCGATTGGGGCAGGAAGTCAGTGGTATCCGGATCGTGAGAAGAAAAGTTTTTCCTATGATGATTTATTTAAGACGTACGGAGATAACGGCGTAAATTTTCTTCGTATCTGGGACGAGTTTGATTTTGCCTTAGGTGTTGAGGGGGCCCAGACTGTCTGGAAAACCCAAAATGATCCGAATCTCGCAGCTCGCGGAGTTGAGATAAAAACAACAAATGTTCGAAATGGGCTGCGTTCTGCACGGCCTGCAAATGGGGATCCGTGGTATCAACGGGTAGCCATTTCAGAACCAAACACCACACACAGATTGACTGCGTGGGTGAAGTATTCAGGTCTGTCAGGCACCGGGGCCCGTATATACGTAAAAACGGGAGCATTATTTACATCAGGACAAATCCTAGCTCAGTCACAGGTTTTTTCAGGCACACAAAGTAACTGCAACAGATTACGTTTGACTTTGTGCCGAAAACCGAAGCTGTTTCATTAG